Proteins co-encoded in one Phycodurus eques isolate BA_2022a chromosome 21, UOR_Pequ_1.1, whole genome shotgun sequence genomic window:
- the fzd8a gene encoding frizzled-8a: protein MEPDLFGIYLLLSLALLPRSSCTTAKEITCQEIAVPLCKGIGYNYTYMPNQFNHDTQDEAGLEVHQFWPLVEIQCSPDLKFFLCSMYTPICLEDYKKPLPPCRSVCERARAGCAPLMRQYGFPWPDRMKCDLLPVQGNPDTLCMDYNRTDSTTVSPVLPKPTDHPAKGFNPPKIKPGRPSPPRKYKPAAGSCEPGCKCLEPMVPVNTERHPLYNRVKTGQITNCAMPCHSPYFTHDERAFTAFWIGLWSVLCFVSTFATVATFLIDMERFKYPERPIIFLSACYMFVSVGYIVRLIAGHEKVACSRDLDVEHIHYETTGPALCTVVFLLIYFFGMASSIWWVILSLTWFLAAGMKWGNEAIANYSQYFHLAAWLIPSMKSIAVLALSSVDGDSVAGICYVGNQNLDNLRGFVLAPLVIYLFIGTMFLLAGFVSLFRIRNVIKQGGTKTDKLERLMIRIGVFTVLYTVPATVIVACYFYEQHNRQNWEITHNCSNCLHERDRSRPDYAVFMLKYFMCLLVGITSGVWIWSGKTLDSWRTFCTRCCWGSKATSGSMYSDVSTGLTWRSGTASSVSCPKQMPLSQV, encoded by the coding sequence ATGGAACCAGACCTGTTTGGGATTTACCTGCTCCTCTCTCTCGCCCTCCTGCCCAGATCCAGCTGCACCACCGCTAAGGAGATCACCTGCCAGGAAATAGCCGTGCCCCTGTGTAAAGGCATCGGCTACAATTACACTTACATGCCCAACCAATTCAACCACGACACACAGGACGAAGCGGGCTTGGAAGTCCATCAGTTCTGGCCTCTGGTGGAGATCCAGTGCTCTCCCGATCTCAAGTTCTTTCTGTGCAGCATGTACACGCCGATCTGTCTGGAGGACTACAAAAAGCCGCTGCCGCCATGCAGGAGTGTGTGCGAGAGAGCCCGGGCCGGCTGCGCGCCCCTCATGAGGCAGTATGGCTTTCCTTGGCCGGACCGCATGAAATGTGATCTGCTGCCGGTGCAAGGTAACCCCGACACGCTTTGTATGGACTATAACAGAACGGACTCGACAACCGTGTCGCCCGTCCTCCCCAAGCCCACCGACCATCCGGCGAAGGGCTTCAACCCTCCCAAAATCAAGCCAGGTAGACCCAGTCCGCCGAGGAAGTACAAGCCGGCCGCGGGCTCCTGTGAGCCAGGATGTAAATGTCTGGAGCCCATGGTGCCCGTCAACACGGAGCGCCACCCGCTGTACAATCGCGTGAAAACTGGCCAGATTACCAACTGTGCCATGCCTTGCCACAGCCCCTATTTCACCCACGACGAGAGGGCTTTCACCGCCTTCTGGATCGGCCTTTGGTCCGTGCTGTGCTTCGTGTCAACTTTTGCCACAGTTGCCACCTTCCTCATAGACATGGAACGCTTCAAGTATCCCGAGAGGCCCATCATCTTCCTCTCCGCCTGCTACATGTTCGTGTCAGTCGGCTACATCGTCAGGCTCATCGCCGGCCACGAGAAGGTGGCTTGCAGCAGGGACTTGGACGTTGAGCACATCCACTACGAGACCACCGGACCTGCGCTGTGCACGGTGGTCTTCCTCCTTATTTACTTCTTCGGCATGGCCAGCTCCATCTGGTGGGTCATCCTGTCTCTGACTTGGTTCCTCGCAGCTGGGATGAAGTGGGGCAATGAAGCCATTGCCAATTATTCCCAGTACTTCCATCTGGCAGCGTGGCTCATCCCCAGCATGAAGTCCATAGCGGTCCTGGCTCTGAGTTCTGTGGACGGGGACTCTGTGGCCGGGATCTGCTACGTGGGCAACCAGAACCTCGACAACCTGCGTGGCTTTGTCCTCGCACCtctggtgatttatttattcataggCACCATGTTCCTTTTGGCTGGATTCGTGTCCCTATTCAGGATCCGCAATGTCATCAAGCAAGGTGGCACCAAGACTGACAAACTTGAAAGGCTCATGATTAGAATCGGTGTCTTCACGGTGCTCTACACGGTTCCGGCCACCGTCATTGTGGCGTGTTACTTCTATGAGCAGCACAATCGGCAGAACTGGGAAATAACCCACAACTGTTCCAACTGTTTACACGAGAGGGACCGCAGCAGGCCGGACTATGCTGTCTTTATGTTAAAGTACTTCATGTGCCTTCTGGTGGGCATCACATCCGGAGTGTGGATCTGGTCCGGCAAGACTTTGGACTCCTGGAGGACTTTCTGCACCAGGTGCTGTTGGGGTAGCAAGGCCACGAGCGGCTCCATGTATAGCGACGTGAGCACGGGCCTGACGTGGAGGTCGGGCACGGCCAGCTCTGTGTCTTGCCCTAAGCAGATGCCATTGTCGCAGGTTTga
- the gjd4 gene encoding gap junction delta-4 protein, producing the protein MAGSSPSEIIFIAINNSITLIGKVWFVVMIFLRVLILLLAGYPLYQDEQERFVCNTIQPGCANVCYDIFSPISLFRFWLVQLVTLSLPYIIFAIYVIHKVSNGLTVTMSSSGPGETVQLYKIQQELFVKTAGKKKSPGVERGSIRYFTGAYILQLMLRTFLEVGFGAAHYYMFGFYIPRRFLCQHPPCTTQVDCYISRPTEKTVMLNFMLGVAALSLFLNALDFICAIKRSVRQKRRTKVMEIVDEDKHNFLGTLNPNSTLSHQAPEIDADQKGSFRKRQGSRGSCKGGAFGIIQDAPSALHHSEPLGCNANGNNGYSASPEEALEKEGDERALCPLELTGNPKAISVNKRSSLKPPPPPRRDLRVLPRANRDEPAATGACTRRIGQYTLVELGSGAELSNDEGQEKRSEWV; encoded by the exons ATGGCGGGATCCAGTCCATCGGAAATCATCTTTATCGCCATCAATAACAGCATCACCTTGATAG GAAAAGTGTGGTTCGTTGTGATGATCTTTCTACGCGTCCTGATCCTCCTCCTTGCTGGTTACCCTCTCTACCAGGATGAACAGGAACGATTTGTATGCAACACCATTCAACCAGGCTGTGCCAACGTTTGCTATGATATATTTTCTCCGATATCCCTTTTCCGCTTCTGGCTGGTGCAACTAGTCACCTTAAGTCTGCCCTACATCATCTTTGCAATCTATGTGATCCATAAGGTGTCAAATGGCCTCACTGTTACTATGAGCTCCTCGGGTCCAGGTGAAACTGTTCAACTTTACAAGATCCAGCAAGAGCTGTTCGTCAAGACCGCTGGAAAAAAGAAGTCTCCAGGAGTGGAGCGAGGGTCGATCCGATACTTCACAGGTGCATACATACTTCAGTTGATGTTACGGACCTTTCTGGAGGTGGGATTTGGGGCGGCTCACTACTACATGTTTGGTTTCTACATCCCCAGGAGGTTTCTGTGCCAGCATCCTCCATGCACAACCCAGGTGGACTGCTATATCTCCAGACCCACTGAGAAGACTGTGATGCTCAACTTTATGCTTGGGGTGGCGGCCTTGTCTCTTTTCCTAAATGCTCTGGATTTTATTTGTGCCATCAAGCGCTCCGTGAGGCAGAAGAGGAGGACAAAGGTGATGGAGATTGTTGATGAGGACAAGCACAATTTCCTGGGGACCCTGAATCCAAATTCTACCTTGAGTCATCAAGCTCCGGAAATAGATGCTGATCAAAAAGGGAGTTTCCGGAAGAGGCAAGGCAGCAGGGGTTCTTGCAAAGGGGGGGCATTCGGAATAATTCAGGATGCACCCTCTGCCCTTCACCATTCGGAACCTCTGGGCTGCAACGCCAATGGAAACAATGGCTACTCTGCTTCCCCAGAGGAGGCTCTTGAGAAGGAAGGCGACGAGCGGGCTCTCTGTCCCTTAGAGCTGACAGGGAACCCCAAAGCCATTTCTGTTAATAAACGCAGCAGCCTCAAACCTCCGCCACCCCCCAGGCGGGACCTCAGGGTGTTACCACGAGCCAACAGAGATGAACCCGCAGCAACAGGAGCCTGCACGAGGAGGATTGGTCAGTACACTTTGGTGGAGCTGGGCAGTGGTGCAGAACTATCTAATGATGAAGGTCAGGAGAAAAGATCCGAGTGGGTGTGa